The window tatgattggggcagagcaaagttggcattgttcaatgcctcaaaaactcaattcccccatctatcaactcgacacaagcgtccagacaactatcccctcttcttcaatgacactcaactgttcccctcttctacattgagcatcctcggtctttcctttacttataatctgaactgtaaacttcacatctcctctctagctaaaacagcttctatgaagttaggtgttctgagacgtctccaccagtttttttcaccaccccagctgctaactctatacaagggccttatccgtccatgtataaagtatgcttcacatgtctgggggcgttccactcatactgctcttctagacagagtggaatcaaaagcttttcgtcttatcaactcctctcctctaactaactgtcttcagcctgttTCTCATCCCCGCaaagttgcatctctagctgtcttctaccgctattttcatgctaactgctcttctgaccttgctacctgcatgcctcccctccttccgctgcctcgctgcacaagactttcttctttctctcatcccaattctgtccaactctctaatagaagagttaaccagtattctcaatcatttatccctttctctagtaaaccttggaactccctgccagcttctgtatttccacctccttatgacttgaattctttcaagagggaggttttaagacatttatccttcaattttttattactgttttggacccttttctgggattgGGATCTCAGTTAgctttatttattggattttttcttttttttactgcctTTGGGCaatgtccctcttacataagaaaaaaaactgtgtatacataaatatatatatatatatatatatatatatatatatatatatatatatatatatatatatatatatatatatatatatatatatatatatatatatatatatatatatatatatatatatatatatatatatatatatatatatatatatatatatatatatatattctcttttaaGCAGACGGAGTTTAATGGAAGAGGAACCTCAGGATTATTCAGTTTTTAATTGTGCTTTTCTATTTGTCTAGTTAGTCTTTCAGCGAGTGGCAGGGCTCTGAGGAGCATTCCAAAAGTTGTGGTATTCGTGATGTTTCGTCGCTCTTGGAACATCTTCAGGTTATATGTGGCTATGTGGGCAAATACAGAGAATCATTAGGCTGAAGATGTTCCAAGAGGAACGAAACgtcttgaatatatatatatatatatatatatatatatatatatatatatatatatatatatatatatatatatatatatatatatatatatatatatatatatatatatatatatatatatatatatatatatatatatatttagagagagagagagagagagagagagagagagagagagagagagagagagagagagagagagagagagagagagagagagagagagagagagagagagagagagagacgtttctGTTTACTAATTAAACATATTATAAAAATGTTGTATTCCTCCCACAGGACTTTGAAGACCCACCATTGGAATGTGAACTTTGAAAATATGAATATTAGTGTAGATAATGACACGTTTAGTGAAATGGAAAAAGTGTTCTTGCAAATCTACAATCTTCCTAGAAGGTATAATGTCAAAACGCAACCTAAAAAGCACAAGAGTAAATGTTCTGTTTACCCTGCTGTCAATGAGCTTCTCTTCAGCAATATTTATTGGCAAGTTCTCCACGCTGCTACGGCCACCTTTCATCTTTATAGCGCATTTTTTGACAATCGCTCTCTTTCTAAACCAAGACCAGTTGTCCGCATTCTAACCATGGTTAACAAATACAAACCCCCCAAAAATCTTAACTGTCAATTATGGTATGCTAGCAGAAGTGTTCCTGTTATAGCTCCTGTAACCAAATACAGATTTTTGTGTTTCCATGAAGTTGTAGCGGTGAAGAACTTGTCGCTTCAGCCATATATGCTGGAGTGTGGCGTTCCACCTAAGCACAGTCATCAGGTACCCGAGTCTGTGTCGTTGGTAGAGGGACGCTGCGACCAGCCCACCAACAACCTTCGTGTCATCCATAATCTTCCGACCGGAGACCGCAAGGCAGATTTTGCTGTGTGCGTAAAAGGAATGAAGTTTTTTAAGGATGAAAGCGTGCGTCTGGTGGAATGGTTGGAACTCAATTTCCTTCTTGGAGCAGATAAAATATACTTATATGAAATCGAGACCCATCCGAACATCTCAAAAGTACTGAAGCATTATGAATCTCGAGGAAAAATAGATGTGAAAAAATTTTCTCAACCTGGTGAGCTGCCAAATGTTCTCGGATTACAGGAGATATTTTTTAGAAAGTACAAGTCAACAATATGTGCAGCGGAAGACCTAATGTACAATGACTGTCTGTATAGAAATATAAACCGATACAAGTTTGTAGCGGTCATTGACATCGATGAGGTTCTCATGCCGAAGACGAAGTCTAGTTGGAAAGAAATCATGGAAAGCATAGCACCGGGAGTGCTATCAGGTAAAGACCACAAGTGGTCGTCTTTCGCCCACTACATGGTGTATTTCTTGCCCGTTATGCAACAAAAGCACGGGTGGGTGAATGACGTGCCTCACTTCATGCCTATGCTGCAAAACCTTCACCGTGCTGCCAATCACAGCTTTTCTAAGTGGCAGATCAAGTCCATTCACGACACGCAGAGAGTCCTTACCATTCACAATCACTTCCCTTTCAATTGTCTGGGAGGCAAATGTTCTACCTTGTTCATACCAAGAGAGACTGCACAATTAAATCATTACCGCAATGACTGCAGATGGACACTGAGAAAAGAGTGTCCCTATTACAAAAATCATACTATTCTCGATGATAGCATCTTGAGATTCAAGGCACCACTACTGAACAATACTCTTAACACACTTTACCAACTCGGATTCCTCAAGGAGTAGACAAGAGTTGtcgaaataaaaacaaagtatcACTATAAAACGTGAAGGTGCAAAATTCCCTTCAGTTTGATCAGAAAGTTTAAAtagtgaaatgtttatttttaataCACATGACGTTCACAGTACTACTATAATCACTGCCTTTAGTGAAAATACAAACATAAATACTATATAGTAAGAATTAGAAATACAATGTCAAGCAAGACCAGCGCGGTATGTTTACTGCTTGGAAACTGTGTGTATGTTGTTCTGAACTGTATTAGTTGAAATCACTTTGTTCACATTCTACCGTTTTTTCCAAGAAGTACTATCACATCATTTAGTGAAAACTTTATTAGAATATGAATATTGGGTAATAAAAAGACACGGCTGTGGATGCCACTGTTAAAGTtatttacttgaaaaaaaaaaacacaacgaaATGAACATGTAAAAGTTTTCAAAACCCCTTGGAATCATCGTTATCTGTGATGATATATTGAGATATACAGAATCTTAATGCGCGcgcgcacccacgcacgcacgcacgcacgcatacgATAACTTTacgaaatgaaagaagatagaagaaacaagaaaagaagacggaTGGATGAgggcaaatagaaaaaaaaaacgtgaagtaaaaaaaaaaagtaccaatgCAGCTGTTGGTATGGTATTTTGACCTGAAAAAATTGGGAAGGCCCTGACAGAACTAACCCTAAATGGAATAGAGTTATAAACCTGCCACCGTGGTCGAGGGGACCCAGACCGGATGTAGGGTTAAGGAAAAGGCAAGCACAGCTGAAGGAACAGCTAAAGGAAAAGCTGAGGGAACAATATGTGCGAAGGAGGTCAAAAGGGAGATGTGCTGTGAGAACTTCTTACTGTGCATTATACCCAAACTCCGCCCTGATACTCTGATTGCACAAAACCATATATTGCCATGCCTATGGGCGGAATGTGAATGAATTGTATTAGTGTATGTGTATAATGTAAAATGTAtgatagttgtttttttttctatggaaaAATGCAACAAACTAGAATATATAATGTCATGTAACTGAGGTAGAAATCAGACAGCAGAATGCAAGCAGAGAGCAGTGGGCAGGAGCAGAGAGGTTGCAGTGGTTCCAGATCTAAGAGGATCTTTCATGTAAGTGAAGCTTAAAAGATGTGTGATGCAGTCTCAGTAATTATTGTCTCATGAGGGTGAAAAAcagggaaatatatatatatatatatatatatatatatatatatatatatatatatatatatatatatatatatatatatatatatatatatatatatatatatatatattgtttactTTCGTGATTTGAATGTTAAGCAATGAAATTCGGATCATATTGCGATTCAAGTTAATGAAAAGTTCTCAGCGAGTTGCTGAAGGTGAATACTCGGATATTGTCGTTGTAATTAATTTTACTGAAATAAATGTAGAAATTTTAACAGTGTCTAATATACTTGAATAATAGTCTTCACACACAGCCGTGCAAGTTGCAAGTGCGACACTGGTGGCAGCGGCTGGATACGTATGAAATTGCAAGATTGATCAATTGCAAGAATTATAATTTTGTGTGAAAATAAGAATGATGCATGATATGTGAAGATTAAGTTGCACTGAACGTAACGCTGGATATTGGTTTTATTAATTGTATAGACTGAATCTTGAGATAATTCTTCTTGATTTACATTATTGTGAACTGCAAGGTTTATGAATGAAACACCTAGTGCGTAAAATTCATCAACTTAGACCATCGCATAATGGTCAAATGAGTCCTGAGTCAACATTGCTTCTAGAATGTCGCACTCACccccttttctccatttctcttttatatatatatatatatatatatatatatatatatatatatatatatatatatatatatatatatatatatatatatatatatatatatatatatatatatatatatatatatatatatagaagagacaccggccaagggcaagaaaaatccaataaaaaatagataaaaaaaaacccactgagatgccagtcccgaATAGTGACCGAAgcatgtgtcttgaaacctccctcttgaaggagttagCTAGTTAGGAGTTAGGAGTTAGTTAGCTAGTTAGGAGAAGGAGGTAGCTAGTTAGCTAGAAGGTGGAGAATAATTGGCGGGGACGCCTCAGAATACCGAACttcatataggctcttttagctagatatgagatgtggTTTGTAATTtgaattataagaaaaggacagaccgagaatgttcgttgtagaagaggggaacagttgagtgtcactgaagaagacgggatagttgtctggaagggtgtatcgagttgatagatggaggaatttttTGAGGCAcagaacaataccaagtttgctctgccccaataaaaaactttagagagatcagaagtcaggcgttctgtggtttccctgcgtgaaatgtttacttcctgaacggTTGGACAtctaggaaaagacgtggaaaagtgcagggtggtatcatcaacgagGGAAtagataggacaaaaagtttggtttagaagatcattgatgaataatgggaATAAtgggacaggacagaaccctgaggaacaccactgttaata of the Scylla paramamosain isolate STU-SP2022 unplaced genomic scaffold, ASM3559412v1 Contig115, whole genome shotgun sequence genome contains:
- the LOC135099284 gene encoding uncharacterized protein LOC135099284, yielding MRRHILIRCARTRACGILKRLLSSRNFILFTFAASLLFICTPFSETKREVMLSFGEISTRNERTLKTHHWNVNFENMNISVDNDTFSEMEKVFLQIYNLPRRYNVKTQPKKHKSKCSVYPAVNELLFSNIYWQVLHAATATFHLYSAFFDNRSLSKPRPVVRILTMVNKYKPPKNLNCQLWYASRSVPVIAPVTKYRFLCFHEVVAVKNLSLQPYMLECGVPPKHSHQVPESVSLVEGRCDQPTNNLRVIHNLPTGDRKADFAVCVKGMKFFKDESVRLVEWLELNFLLGADKIYLYEIETHPNISKVLKHYESRGKIDVKKFSQPGELPNVLGLQEIFFRKYKSTICAAEDLMYNDCLYRNINRYKFVAVIDIDEVLMPKTKSSWKEIMESIAPGVLSGKDHKWSSFAHYMVYFLPVMQQKHGWVNDVPHFMPMLQNLHRAANHSFSKWQIKSIHDTQRVLTIHNHFPFNCLGGKCSTLFIPRETAQLNHYRNDCRWTLRKECPYYKNHTILDDSILRFKAPLLNNTLNTLYQLGFLKE